The Spirochaetota bacterium genome includes a region encoding these proteins:
- a CDS encoding PHP domain-containing protein, which yields MKTIDLHMHSRYSEDGDHSVDELFSIARAAGLHAISITDHDSLESIADCADASERYGVEYAPGVEVTTVFPVDGSQQHILGYYIDETNERLNSALEKIHACRVTVAKNRIKALHAIGFALDEDWVWKIAEGRAPTATAIMRAVLENWNNASDPRLDDYITGDKADNRLFHFYREYLLEGKPAYVPFESISTAEGIEAIKSAGGVPVLAHPKFVREKEWLDIIREYGILGIEAVSSYHEPEDIEFYLSYARKTGLLVTAGSDFHGPTTKPRVAMGGIEGNDYRLLEELRKAAGIRAG from the coding sequence ATGAAGACCATCGATCTTCATATGCATTCCCGCTACAGCGAGGACGGCGATCACTCCGTCGATGAGCTGTTCTCAATCGCCCGCGCGGCGGGCCTTCATGCGATTTCCATAACCGACCACGATTCGCTCGAGTCAATCGCCGACTGCGCGGACGCGTCGGAACGGTACGGCGTCGAGTACGCGCCGGGCGTCGAAGTAACCACGGTTTTCCCCGTTGACGGCTCGCAGCAGCATATTCTGGGTTATTATATCGACGAAACCAACGAGCGGCTCAACTCTGCGCTGGAAAAGATCCACGCCTGCCGCGTCACCGTCGCCAAAAACCGCATAAAAGCCCTCCATGCGATAGGCTTCGCACTCGATGAAGACTGGGTATGGAAAATCGCGGAAGGGCGCGCGCCGACCGCAACCGCCATCATGCGTGCGGTTCTTGAAAACTGGAACAACGCTTCCGACCCGCGTCTTGACGATTACATCACAGGAGACAAGGCGGACAATCGACTGTTCCATTTCTACCGCGAATACCTGCTCGAGGGGAAACCCGCTTATGTGCCGTTCGAATCCATATCGACCGCCGAAGGAATAGAGGCGATAAAAAGCGCGGGCGGCGTTCCGGTCCTCGCACATCCCAAATTCGTGCGCGAAAAGGAATGGCTCGATATAATTCGCGAATACGGCATCCTGGGCATCGAGGCAGTTTCAAGCTATCACGAGCCGGAAGATATCGAGTTTTATCTTTCGTATGCGCGGAAGACCGGCCTTCTGGTGACCGCCGGCTCCGACTTCCACGGCCCCACCACCAAGCCCCGCGTGGCGATGGGAGGGATAGAGGGCAACGACTACCGCCTCCTCGAGGAACTCAGGAAAGCGGCGGGCATTCGGGCCGGCTAA